Proteins co-encoded in one Clarias gariepinus isolate MV-2021 ecotype Netherlands chromosome 13, CGAR_prim_01v2, whole genome shotgun sequence genomic window:
- the rcor1 gene encoding REST corepressor 1 isoform X1, translated as MPAMLEKGTTEISGKRRGRNSVSNPPKSFPSNGNSNNSWEEGSSPSSSDDEHGAGGMRVGPQFQAVVPDYDPEVAKASQERENLGMLVWIPNQTLSETKLDEYIAIAKEKHGYNMEQALGMLFWHKHNIEKSLADLPNFTPFPDEWTVEDKVLFEQGFSFHGKTFHRIQQMLPDKSIASLVRFYYSWKKTRSKTSVMDRHARKQKRDREDSDDEAEETGCTSPGNTELDANKEEKKEGSSGLEKQDIKPAVVQKPAPLAEKPAHVKKEAQGPRNHHRAKRKPPKGMHLNQSDVTAMSSSGPAAASVLRQLDMELIAIKRQIQSIKQNNSALREALDTGVEEFRPSEVNQKFNARWTTEEQLLAVQAIRKYGRDYQAISDVIGNKSVGHVRNFFVNYRRRFNLDEVLQEWEAEHGVEASKSSEEEKMEVSSEEGTATPVPTEDQKEEALPTEAQTPSAS; from the exons ATGCCCGCGATGTTGGAAAAGGGTACGACGGAGATTTCGGGGAAGAGAAGAGGCAGAAACTCGGTGAGCAACCCGCCGAAAAGTTTCCCTTCGAACGGGAACAGTAATAATTCCTGGGAAGAAGGAAGTTCGCCTTCGTCTAGTGATGACGAGCACG GTGCGGGAGGGATGCGAGTCGGCCCACAGTTTCAGGCTGTAGTTCCGGACTACGACCCCG AAGTGGCCAAGGCGAGTCAGGAGAGGGAGAATCTGGGGATGTTGGTGTGGATTCCTAACCAGACTCTCTCTGAGACTAAAT TGGATGAATATATTGCAATAGCCAAAGAGAAACATGGGTACAACATGGAGCAG GCATTGGGAATGCTTTTCTGGCACAAACACAACATTGAGAAGTCTTTAGCGGACCTGCCCAACTTCACCCCTTTCCCTGACGAATGGACTGTTGAGGACAAAGTGTTGTTTGAACAGGGTTTCAGCTTTCACGGCAAGACTTTCCATCGCATTCAGCAAATG cttCCAGACAAATCTATTGCAAGCCTTGTGCGATTCTATTATTCCTGGAAGAAAACACGCAGCAAAACCAGTGTCATGGACCGCCATGCACGCAAACAGAAGAGAGATCGGGAGGATAG TGATGATGAGGCTGAGGAGACAGGCTGTACCTCTCCAGGCAACACAGAACTTGATGCAaacaaggaggaaaaaaaagag GGTTCATCTGGACTTGAAAAACAGGATATAAAACCTGCGGTTGTCCAGAAG CCAGCACCTTTGGCAGAAAAACCAGCTCATGTTAAAAAGGAAGCTCAAGGTCCAAGGAACCATCACCGGGCCAAAAGAAAGCCTCCCAAAGGCATGCACCTGAACCAGAGCGATGTGACCGCCATGTCGAGCAGCGGCCCAGCCGCAGCCAGCGTTCTCAGGCAGCTGGACATGGAGCTCATCGCCATTAAACGACAG ATCCAAAGCATCAAACAGAACAACAGCGCCCTAAGAGAAGCACTCGATACAGGGGTAGAGGAATTTCGGCCTTCTGAG gtaaatcAGAAATTCAACGCACGCTGGACTACAGAAGAGCAGCTTCTTGCAGTACAAG CTATTAGAAAATATGGAAGGGATTACCAGGCCATTTCTGATGTAATTGGCAACAAGTCTGTGGGGCACGTGAGGAACTTCTTTGTAAACTACCGTCGACGTTTCAATTTGGATGAGGTGCTGCAGGAGTGGGAGGCCGAGCACGGTGTCGAAGCCTCCAAGAGCTCAGAGGAAGAGAAAATGGAGGTGTCGTCTGAGGAAGGAACCGCCACCCCCGTACCCACAGAGGACCAGAAGGAG GAGGCTCTGCCTACAGAAGCACAGACCCCCTCTGCCTCTTGA
- the rcor1 gene encoding REST corepressor 1 isoform X2: protein MPAMLEKGTTEISGKRRGRNSVSNPPKSFPSNGNSNNSWEEGSSPSSSDDEHGAGGMRVGPQFQAVVPDYDPEVAKASQERENLGMLVWIPNQTLSETKLDEYIAIAKEKHGYNMEQALGMLFWHKHNIEKSLADLPNFTPFPDEWTVEDKVLFEQGFSFHGKTFHRIQQMLPDKSIASLVRFYYSWKKTRSKTSVMDRHARKQKRDREDSDDEAEETGCTSPGNTELDANKEEKKEGSSGLEKQDIKPAVVQKPAPLAEKPAHVKKEAQGPRNHHRAKRKPPKGMHLNQSDVTAMSSSGPAAASVLRQLDMELIAIKRQIQSIKQNNSALREALDTGVEEFRPSEVNQKFNARWTTEEQLLAVQAIRKYGRDYQAISDVIGNKSVGHVRNFFVNYRRRFNLDEVLQEWEAEHGVEASKSSEEEKMEVSSEEGTATPVPTEDQKEV, encoded by the exons ATGCCCGCGATGTTGGAAAAGGGTACGACGGAGATTTCGGGGAAGAGAAGAGGCAGAAACTCGGTGAGCAACCCGCCGAAAAGTTTCCCTTCGAACGGGAACAGTAATAATTCCTGGGAAGAAGGAAGTTCGCCTTCGTCTAGTGATGACGAGCACG GTGCGGGAGGGATGCGAGTCGGCCCACAGTTTCAGGCTGTAGTTCCGGACTACGACCCCG AAGTGGCCAAGGCGAGTCAGGAGAGGGAGAATCTGGGGATGTTGGTGTGGATTCCTAACCAGACTCTCTCTGAGACTAAAT TGGATGAATATATTGCAATAGCCAAAGAGAAACATGGGTACAACATGGAGCAG GCATTGGGAATGCTTTTCTGGCACAAACACAACATTGAGAAGTCTTTAGCGGACCTGCCCAACTTCACCCCTTTCCCTGACGAATGGACTGTTGAGGACAAAGTGTTGTTTGAACAGGGTTTCAGCTTTCACGGCAAGACTTTCCATCGCATTCAGCAAATG cttCCAGACAAATCTATTGCAAGCCTTGTGCGATTCTATTATTCCTGGAAGAAAACACGCAGCAAAACCAGTGTCATGGACCGCCATGCACGCAAACAGAAGAGAGATCGGGAGGATAG TGATGATGAGGCTGAGGAGACAGGCTGTACCTCTCCAGGCAACACAGAACTTGATGCAaacaaggaggaaaaaaaagag GGTTCATCTGGACTTGAAAAACAGGATATAAAACCTGCGGTTGTCCAGAAG CCAGCACCTTTGGCAGAAAAACCAGCTCATGTTAAAAAGGAAGCTCAAGGTCCAAGGAACCATCACCGGGCCAAAAGAAAGCCTCCCAAAGGCATGCACCTGAACCAGAGCGATGTGACCGCCATGTCGAGCAGCGGCCCAGCCGCAGCCAGCGTTCTCAGGCAGCTGGACATGGAGCTCATCGCCATTAAACGACAG ATCCAAAGCATCAAACAGAACAACAGCGCCCTAAGAGAAGCACTCGATACAGGGGTAGAGGAATTTCGGCCTTCTGAG gtaaatcAGAAATTCAACGCACGCTGGACTACAGAAGAGCAGCTTCTTGCAGTACAAG CTATTAGAAAATATGGAAGGGATTACCAGGCCATTTCTGATGTAATTGGCAACAAGTCTGTGGGGCACGTGAGGAACTTCTTTGTAAACTACCGTCGACGTTTCAATTTGGATGAGGTGCTGCAGGAGTGGGAGGCCGAGCACGGTGTCGAAGCCTCCAAGAGCTCAGAGGAAGAGAAAATGGAGGTGTCGTCTGAGGAAGGAACCGCCACCCCCGTACCCACAGAGGACCAGAAGGAGGTCTGA